DNA from Geobacter sulfurreducens PCA:
CAGCCTGCATGATGCCGGGGATCACATGTTTGATGCGTGTGTTGCAGGCCATGAGGATCGTGTGTTCATTTCTCAGAGCCCTGAAAATATCGCGACCGTTGAGCAGGCATACGGACGACCGGTTGCCGAGTTTTTTGCGGATATGATCCGGCACGAGGTCAAGAAGAGGAGTATTCATATCTATCCGGGTAACGGCTTGTGTATACACATGTAAAATCTTAAAAAAGGCTTAAAAATTTAACATGATGCGTAATGTCTAGTCAAGGGATGTTTTTGTTGTTGACACCCATGGTACGCCCCATTAGAGTTTTTTCGTTCAAACGGGAGGTGTCCATATGGTCGAAGAAGAGGGGATGCGATCCCTGGAGCGGGCTGATCTGGCCGGCTATGCGGCTCGCAGTTGCCGTTCGCGGGGGCGGATGCACCCGGAAGAGTTCCGGGACGACCGCCCCGCCTTCGAGCGGGACCGGGACAGGATCATCCACTGTGCGGCGTTCAGGAGGCTGGAGTACAAAACTCAGGTCTTCGTGAACCATGAGGGGGACTACTACCGCACCCGGTTGACCCACTCCCTGGAGGTGGCCCAGATCGGCAAGGCCATTGCCCGTCGACTCGCCCTGAACGAGGAACTGACCGAGGCTCTGGCCCTGGCCCACGACCTGGGACACACCCCCTTCGGGCACACGGGCGAGGAGGTGCTGAACCGTCTGATGGAAGGCTTCGGCGGCTTCGAGCACAATCTTCAGTCGTTCAGGGTGGTGGACCAGTTGGAGGAGCGGTACCCCGGCTTCAACGGGCTCAACCTTTCCTGGGAAGTGCTGGAAGGGATCATCAAGCATTCATCGCCCTACGACCGGCCGACCGGTCTGATCGAGGGATTCCTGCCCGGCGTGGTGCCGACCATCGAAGCTCAGATCATCAACTTCGCCGATGAGATAGCCTACAACAATCACGATATCGACGACGGTCTCAAGTCGGGTTACATTACGATTGAGCAACTCAACGGGGTTGACCTCTGGCGTGAGGTTTGGGAGAGGATCGATACCGCCCATCCCGGCCTGGATCGGGAGCGGAAGAAGTTCCAGACCATAAGCGCGCTGATCGGTCTCCTCATCAGGGACCTGATTACTGCCACCGAGGCGAATCTGCGTGCTTACGGCGTCTCCACCCTTGACGACGTGCGGCGGGTCAACCGCCCCCTGGTGACCTTCTCGTCCGCCATGGAGGAGCGGAACCGTTCCCTTAAGCGGTTCCTGTTCACAAACCTGTACCGGCACCACAAGGTGGAGCGGATGCGGGTCAAGGCGGAGCGCTATCTGACGCAGCTGTTCGAGAGTTACGTGAAGCACCCGACGCTGCTCCCCCGCAAGTACCAGCAGAAGATGGATACGCTGGGACGCGAGCGCGTGGTCTGCGACTACATCGCCGGCATGACCGACCGCTTCGCCCTTGATGAGTTCAAGCGTTTGTTCGAGCCTTACGAGCGCGTCTGAGCGTGCCGGATGTGGATGCGGAGACACGACGCTTGACGGGAGCGCACCTTCTGGTGCATAGAAGATAGATAAAAGCAGTTCGATAGACGATAAGACTAAACCACCCGCGAGGGTGGGGCGGAAAGCCCACGGGTCTCTCTGAGACAGCCGGGATGCCGAAATGTCGATACGATGTTTCCGTCCCGTTTTTTTGTGCCTGCGTGCTGCCGGTCGGGACGGCAAGACCCCTCTGTTCCGAAAGGAGATCGTCATGAAGAGAGCAGTCCTCGCGTTGTCCCTGGCCTTGACGGCCGTACCCTGCTTCGCCGCATCCGATGTCGGTTTCGACGTCAACATCAATGTCGGCAACCGACCCCAGGTGGTGGTCCCGGCCCCGCCGCCGGTGGTCGTTCCCGGCCCGCCCGTGGCCATCGCCGAGCCGCCGGTCTTTCTCGTGCCCCGCTCCCTCGGGTTTTACGTGGCCGTGGGTGTTCCCTATGATCTGTTCTATCTCTCCGGCAGCTACTATCTCTGGTCAGGCGATGTGTGGTACCGGTCGAGCCACTACAACGGTCCCTGGGGTGTCGTCAAGTACAAGAACCTTCCTCCCGGCCTGCGCAAGCACAAACTGGATCGAATCCGCTACCACCGCGACGGAGAGTACCGCGTCTACGAGGTGGAACGTGACCATTACCGGGGCAGGCATTTCCGGCCCGGCAAGGAATCGAAGCGGGAGCGCAAGATGGACCACGAGCGCTGGAAGGAAGAGCGCAGGAGAGACAAGGACGGTCGCAGGGATCACGGCGGCAAGGGCCGGGGGCGGGGGCACGACGACTAGTGGCCTCACGTGCAGCGTTCGGGACCGCAACCGTTCCGGCTCCCGGGCCGTTCTGCCCAGTTGCGCCGCCGGGACACGGCGGCGCGGCATGAGCCGGAATACCATGGCAGGTAACGTCTACAGAAAAGGGGCCGCTGATGCGGCCCCTTTTTGCGTCAGCCGCAAAAAATGCGACAGGCGAAAAATATGTTACACCTGTTCAGACGCCTAACACGAGGGGGATCAGGGTGAAAAGGGAATTGCGCTGTGCCCAGGGTAGCACCGCATTGCTGGTGCCGCATTCCTTTTCACAGGCAAGTCGCGGTACGCGTACGTGAAGATAGGCTGTATAATGAAAGAAATTTTCCCGGTGCCAGATTTCCTGGACCGACTCCGAAACATGGGCGTGGGCTCCGCAGCGGGGACAGCGGAATGTTCCCCCATGATAGAAATCAATGGTGATATCCATGCGCCGTTCGGTGTCGGCAAAGGTTATGGCCTTGATTTCCCATGGGGCCGTGAGGCCTAATGTTGCCGCGATGAGTGCTGCTTCGGTCATGGATGGTATCCCTCGACCCTGATCCGGGAGAGTTTGAACTCGTTTAGTGCTGTTTATGGGCATTTACACAAAATGTGCCATGGAATTCCTGATGGCATGTTTTCTGCTGGATTCGCAGGTTAGGGCAGGCCGGCTGCAGGATGGGAGTCCCTGAGCCCTGTCAAATATCGGAGCAGTGAGTTGTCATGACCAATCCCGAGCGGGCCGCACGGCGCGCGGCGCGAAAAATACGTTTCTACGAGTCACCGGTCAGGATCACCATCGCCCTGGGCGGCATTATCTTCGTGGCCGAAGCCGTTGTTATGGTCGTGATGGTGCATGTCCTGCGTTTCCCGGGCAGGGCACCCGTTGTCGACCTGTTTACCGATTCGCTGATGCTGCTTCTGCTCATCGCCCCGTTTCTCCACCGATTCATCTTCAAACCGATGGCCGCCCAGATCGCCCAGCGAGAAGAGGCCGAGACCCGCCTAAGGAGGTATCAGTCCAACCTGGAATCGCTGGTGGAGGACCGGACTGCCCGACTGACCGAGGCAATCGAGGAGCTGGAGCGTGAAATCGTCGAGCGGAAACGGACCGAAGAGGCGCTTCTCAGGAGCGAGGAGCGTTTCCGTCAACTGTTCGAACAGACCGAGGATGCCATTATCCTCTTTCGCCCCGGCGGGTGTCGCATCATCGACGTGAATCCGGTTGCGGAGAGACTCTACGGCTTTTCCAAAAAGGAGTTCTTCGAGCTTGGGCTCGAGTCGTTGATGGGCCCCAGTGATCTCGATACGTTCTGCCGGGCCATCGGCCAGGTCAGGATGGGAGACTCGATCCGGATCGACACCATGACCCACACCCGCAAGGACGGCTCGGAAGTCATCGTTTCGGTGCGGGGCAAAATGGTTACGATCCAGCAGGTTGACATGGTTTACTGCACTATCCGCGACATTTCGAAGCGGATTCGCCTCGAGAAGGAAAGCCGGCTGATCCAGGCAAGGCTCATTCATACCAACAAGATGACCTCCCTGGGGGTGCTCGTGGCCAGCATCGCCCACGAGATCAACAACCCGAACAACTACATCATGGTCAACTCGGAGATACTGCGCCGTTCCTGGAACGACATCTATCCGATCCTGCGCGACTATTACGACGAACATGGTGACTTTACCATTGGCGGCATCCCTTTTTCGGAGATGCGGGAGGCCTTCCCCGAACTGATTGCAGGGGTCCACGACGGTGCGCGCAGGATTCGCGATATCGTCAACAATCTCAAGGATTTTGCGCGCAACGAGGCTTGCTCAATCGCGGGAAACGTGGACGTGAACCGGGCCATAACCATGGCGGCGACCATGCTGAACCACCAGATCCGCAAGCATACGCGGCATTTCCGGCTGGAACTCGCCGAAGATCTCCCGCTTGTCCGGGGGAGCCTCCAGCAGCTCGAACAGGTCATCATCAACCTGATCATGAATGCAATCCAGGCGTTGCCCACCGAGGAGCGGGGCGTAACGGTTTCGACCACCCGCGACGGGAACGACGGGGGGGTAGTGATCAGGGTTGCGGACCAGGGCAGCGGCATTCCGATCGAGATCTCCGACAGCATTCTGGAGCCGTTTTTTACGACGCGCCTCGACAGCGGCGGCACGGGGCTGGGGCTCGCCATCTGCCATTCGATCGTCCGGGATCATGGGGGGGACCTGGAGTTCACGTCAGTGCCGGGCGAAGGAACTATCTTTACCGTACACCTGCCTGCCGCGAGCAATCAGGGGGTGGCATGATATCGTACACGTCGGGGGAGGTGTTACATGACAACTGAGACGGCGCAGACCATCGTGCTGGTGGATGACGAGGAAAACATACTCAAGGCATCGCGTCTGATTCTGCTCGGCAACGGCTTCGGCAACGTGGTGACGCTGCAGGACAGCAGGCAGCTGATGCCCCTGCTGGAGCAGGGAGGCGTGGCGGCAGTGGTACTCGACCTGTTTATGCCCCACCTGTCGGGGACCGAGCTTCTCCCCCTGATAGTGGAGCGTTTTCCCCACATTCCGGCCATCGTCATGACCGCCGTCGATGAAACCGAGACCGCCGTCACCTGCATGAAGTCAGGGGCCTTTGACTACCTGGTGAAGCCGGTGGAATCGGGGCGCCTGATCGCCAGCGTGACCAAGGCGCTGGAGATGGGAGCCATGAGTCGCGAGCTGAATTCCCTGAAAGAATGCCTTCTGGACGACCGGCTCGACCATCCCGAGGCCTTCGCGTCCATCGTCACCGACAGCAAGAAGATGCGTGCGGTGTTCCAGTACCTGGAGGTGGTCTCCCGTTCCCGCCAGCCGATTCTGGTTACGGGCGAAACCGGAGTGGGCAAGGAGCTGTTTGCCCGGGCGGTGCACGAACTGAGCGGCGTCAGGGGTGAGTTCGTGGCAGTGAATGTGGCCGGGCTCGACGATGTCATGTTCTCGGACACCCTGTTCGGGCACAAGAAGGGGGCGTTCACCGGTGCCGACCAGGCCCGTGACGGCCTCATCGCGAGGGCGGCCGGCGGCACGCTCTTCCTCGACGAGATCGGAGACCTGAACGAGGCTTCCCAGATCAAGCTGTTGCGGCTGTTGCAGGAAAAGGAATACTATCCGGTGGGGTCCGACATGGCGCGCAAGAGCGAAGCACGGATAGTCTGCGCCACCAACCGGGATCTCAAGAAGCAGATCGAGAAAGAGGCGTTCCGCAACGACCTCTATTACCGGCTCTGCGCCCACCAGGTCCAGATTCCGCCCCTGCGGGAGCGTCTGGAGGACCTGCCGCTGCTGATCGATTATTTTCTGGGAGAGGCAGCCGCCTCTCTGGGCCGGAAAAAGCCGACACCTCCTCCCGAACTCCTGACGCTGCTCTCGGTCTATTCCTTCCCGGGAAACGTCAGGGAGCTGCAGGCACTTATCCATGACGCCGTGGCCAGGCACGGTTCTGGGGTCCTTTCCCTCGACAGTTTCAGGAACATCATCGGCGGCGATGCCGTCCAGCTCATCCCACAGACCGCCGTCACATCTTCCGATGATCCCCTGTCCGCCATTTTCGGCCGTTTCCCCACGGTGAGAGAGGTGGAAGATTACCTGATGGCTGAGGCCATGAAGCGGGCCAGAGGAAATCAGGGAATCGCCGCAACCATGCTCGGCATCACCCGCCAGACGCTTAACAAGCGCCTTCAGGCGAAAAAAGGGTAACCCGCCGCCGTCCCCTATCCCATCAACCGCCCTGCATGACCGTCGTGCTTGCGGGGCTGGGCCGCAATGGCCTGCCACCTCGATTCACCGTGTAACGAATTGTTACACCCCTCTCTTAACTGCTTTGAATCTGGGAGTAATTCTTTCCTGTAGACTCTTGTCCGGCTTGAATCCGATCATTGCCGTGACACCCCTTCAGTAACTCATCAAACTCCATACCTCACAATAAGTGTAGTGATATCAAATTGTTGCGATATTGTGTCGTCTGGCATTGTTTTTGATTGAGGGTGGGCACCAATTCTGTAATCACAAGGGCTGTTCCCGTTGTCAGCCGGGAATTGATCCGCAAGCCACGTTGGGCAGGAGGTTGTCCGGATGAATGTTACTACACTATGGGGTGGATGGTTCAAGGCGCTACTTGCGGCGGCATTTATCCTGGCCACCCTTGGTGCTCCGGCCGCTGGATGGAGCGCCGTGCCGCACGTGGCGGCCGGCGGGAACCATGTGCTGACCCTCCGTTCGGACGGGACCCTCTGGGCGGCCGGCTCCAACCAGTTTGGACAATTGGGCGACGGTACGGGCATAAACCGGACGTCACCGGTGCAGGTGCCCGGCACATGGAAGACCGTGGCTGCCGGGACCACCCACTCGCTGGGCATCAAGGCCGACGGTTCGCTCTGGGCTTGGGGGTCGAACCTGTTCGGCCAACTGGGACAGCCGCTCGTCAACGGGCAGTTGGCAACGAACAAATTTTCCCCCATCCGCATCGGCACCGGTAATGACTGGGTGGCCGTATCGGCCGGCGAGTTGACCTCCTTCGGCCTCAAGGGGGACGGTACCCTCTGGTCCTGGGGGAACAACCTCTTCGGTGAGCTTGGAGACGGCACCACGGTGAGCCGGCCTCAACCCGTGCAGGTAGTGGCAGATCCCCTCAGCAACGGCAGATATGTGGCAGTGGCAGCCGGTGGCGAGCATGCCCTCGCGCTCCAGGCCGACGGCACGCTCTGGGCCTGGGGGGCCAACCTGACGGGGCAGCTGGGAACCGGGGGGACGGGAATCCTGCCGAATCCAACTCCTCTCAAGATCGGTACGGATCGGGACTGGACCGCAATTTCGGCTGGTGAGATGCATTCCGTTGCCCTCAAAGCCGACGGGTCGCTGTGGAGCTGGGGGCAGAACCTGTTCGGCGAACTGGGCAACGGCGTTGCCCTGCCGGGCGCCAATGTGACGACCCCCACCCGTGTCGGAACGGGGAGCGACTGGGTCGCCATCGCCGCTGGGGCGCTCCATACCGTCGCCCTTCATCGCAACGGCACGGTCTCGGCATGGGGCAACAATGCCCAGGGCGCGGTGGGCGACGGTACGGTTGCCAACAGAAGCACCCCGACCCTGATCGTCGCTCCGGTCACACTTGTCAATAACGTCGCCATAGCCGCCGGCACTGGCGTTTCCTTCTCCGTCCTGGCCAACGGCACCGTGTTCGGCTGGGGCGGCAACGGTGCCGGCCAACTGGGCAACGGCACCTTCGGGGCGGTTACTGCACCCACGGTCCTCTCCGCCGGGGCATCTGCCTGGCTCGGCGTGGAGCCGGGCGGGGCATTTTCGCTGGGCCTTCGCTCCAACGGAACCCTATGGGCCTGGGGCGGCAACGCGAGCGGCCAGTTGGGTGACGGCACCACAACCCCCTCAGCCATCCCCGTGCCGGTTGTGGGCGGTGCCGGGAACTGGCGGACCACCGCCACGGGCACGGCCCACTCCGTTGCCGTCAGAGCCGACGGAACACTCTGGGCCTGGGGCGACAACAGCAGCGGCCAGCTCGGTATCGGTTCCACGGTTGCCGCGTCGACGCCGCAGCAGATTACGGTGACCAATCCCGCCTCGGCCGGCAATGACTGGACCGCCGTAGCGGGTGGAGGAGCTCACTCCCTCGGACTCAAGGCCGACGGAACGCTCTGGTCTTGGGGCGACAACACCTTCGGGCAATTGGGCGACGGCACCGGCACCTCCAACAGGACCACGCCGGTTCAGATCGTTACCGGCAATCCCGGCAATTTCGACCGGAACTGGGTGGCCGTGGCGGCCGGCGGAGTGTTCTCGCTGGCCCTCCAGGCCGATGGCACCATCTGGACCTGGGGCGATAACAGCCTTCTTCAGCTGGGGACCGATCCGGCGATGCTGACCCCGGCCACCCAGCGCAACGTGCCGGCCCAGCTCGCGGTGGCGAGCCCCCCCTCGACCGCCTTCAACAGCAGCTGGGTTGCCATCGCCGCCGGTCAGGATCACGGCCTCTCCCTGCAGGCGGACGGAACCCTCTGGGCCTGGGGAGCCAACAGTGTCGGGCAGTTGGGCAATGGCGTAACTACAGCCACTTTTACGCCGGTTCAGGTTATTAATGCTGAGGGCGTTCCCTACGTCTCCCTTGCGGCAGGCACCTCCCACTCCCTTGCCGGCCGGTCTGACGGCACCCTCTGGGCCTGGGGGAACAATACCAGCGGCCAACTCGGCACGGGCCCCCATCCCGGCGATGCCGATCCGCTCAATCCCCAGCCCCACACCGTTCCGGCCCGGATTCTCACGTCGAATCCCGTGTCTGCGGCCGATGACTGGCTTGTCGCTACGGCGGGCGGGAGCCATTCCGCTGCCCTGAAGAG
Protein-coding regions in this window:
- a CDS encoding transposase family protein, with amino-acid sequence MTEAALIAATLGLTAPWEIKAITFADTERRMDITIDFYHGGTFRCPRCGAHAHVSESVQEIWHRENFFHYTAYLHVRVPRLACEKECGTSNAVLPWAQRNSLFTLIPLVLGV
- a CDS encoding deoxyguanosinetriphosphate triphosphohydrolase produces the protein MVEEEGMRSLERADLAGYAARSCRSRGRMHPEEFRDDRPAFERDRDRIIHCAAFRRLEYKTQVFVNHEGDYYRTRLTHSLEVAQIGKAIARRLALNEELTEALALAHDLGHTPFGHTGEEVLNRLMEGFGGFEHNLQSFRVVDQLEERYPGFNGLNLSWEVLEGIIKHSSPYDRPTGLIEGFLPGVVPTIEAQIINFADEIAYNNHDIDDGLKSGYITIEQLNGVDLWREVWERIDTAHPGLDRERKKFQTISALIGLLIRDLITATEANLRAYGVSTLDDVRRVNRPLVTFSSAMEERNRSLKRFLFTNLYRHHKVERMRVKAERYLTQLFESYVKHPTLLPRKYQQKMDTLGRERVVCDYIAGMTDRFALDEFKRLFEPYERV
- a CDS encoding ATP-binding protein; amino-acid sequence: MTNPERAARRAARKIRFYESPVRITIALGGIIFVAEAVVMVVMVHVLRFPGRAPVVDLFTDSLMLLLLIAPFLHRFIFKPMAAQIAQREEAETRLRRYQSNLESLVEDRTARLTEAIEELEREIVERKRTEEALLRSEERFRQLFEQTEDAIILFRPGGCRIIDVNPVAERLYGFSKKEFFELGLESLMGPSDLDTFCRAIGQVRMGDSIRIDTMTHTRKDGSEVIVSVRGKMVTIQQVDMVYCTIRDISKRIRLEKESRLIQARLIHTNKMTSLGVLVASIAHEINNPNNYIMVNSEILRRSWNDIYPILRDYYDEHGDFTIGGIPFSEMREAFPELIAGVHDGARRIRDIVNNLKDFARNEACSIAGNVDVNRAITMAATMLNHQIRKHTRHFRLELAEDLPLVRGSLQQLEQVIINLIMNAIQALPTEERGVTVSTTRDGNDGGVVIRVADQGSGIPIEISDSILEPFFTTRLDSGGTGLGLAICHSIVRDHGGDLEFTSVPGEGTIFTVHLPAASNQGVA
- a CDS encoding sigma-54-dependent transcriptional regulator, whose amino-acid sequence is MTTETAQTIVLVDDEENILKASRLILLGNGFGNVVTLQDSRQLMPLLEQGGVAAVVLDLFMPHLSGTELLPLIVERFPHIPAIVMTAVDETETAVTCMKSGAFDYLVKPVESGRLIASVTKALEMGAMSRELNSLKECLLDDRLDHPEAFASIVTDSKKMRAVFQYLEVVSRSRQPILVTGETGVGKELFARAVHELSGVRGEFVAVNVAGLDDVMFSDTLFGHKKGAFTGADQARDGLIARAAGGTLFLDEIGDLNEASQIKLLRLLQEKEYYPVGSDMARKSEARIVCATNRDLKKQIEKEAFRNDLYYRLCAHQVQIPPLRERLEDLPLLIDYFLGEAAASLGRKKPTPPPELLTLLSVYSFPGNVRELQALIHDAVARHGSGVLSLDSFRNIIGGDAVQLIPQTAVTSSDDPLSAIFGRFPTVREVEDYLMAEAMKRARGNQGIAATMLGITRQTLNKRLQAKKG